AGAGGAGCAACTTACCGAGAAGGAAGACTTTCAGGTCTCCGATCTTAATAATTCGGCGCTTACTCGAAACATCCCAAGCGACGACAAGGGCATCGCCAATCTTCTTTGAAGTGATGCCCGAGGAGGATCCCTCAATGACAGAGCTGGCAGAGGCACCGGTGACAGCAAACTCATGATGCTCGCCAGGTCCACCATACAGAATGAGGACCTTTCCATTATCGAACTTCTTCCATGTGAACACCTCGGCAGTAGAGTAGAGAATGTTGCTACCAGCCACATCATAGTCGGTCACATGAATCTTTGAGTCCCGGCCACTCAATGTGAGTTCACCACCGAGTTGGGGAATAGTGAGCTCACCCGCGCTCGTTGGAAGAGTGAGTTGATACTTCACCGAGGCTTGGCTGTTGTAGTTAGAATGACGGATGACGAAGAACGAGCCGGCAGAACTGCTTTCTCCGAGCAGAGGAGTCACAGTCAGGTCCGCAGTCTTGGTGTATTTCGAAGTAGTCAAATTTCCAGGGTTGGCCACAACATAGCCAGGGGAAACCTTGGCGAAGTTGCCCAGTAGTTTAAGCTCGGAATACTTCTCTCTGGTGACGTTACGCGATTCAGATATGGCAGAGCCATAGTCGTACGATGTGTAACCACCAGGGTGACCCAGATTACCCCAATTCGTACCGCCGAAGATCTTGACGTATGTCAGTCAGGGAGCCCTACTTTCGGGTGAGGAGAGGGCTGCCAACGTACCATGTACAAGTTGAAGAATGTGACGCCAAAGCTAAAGTCGTTCTTGTAGAACACTCTCTCGAACTCGTGATTCAGCAAATGTGCGCACTTTGCGAAGCCTACCCCACCCCAGGGGTCGAAAGCTCCACCTTGGAACTATTTTGCTCAACATGTTAGTATACTATATTTCGGTTCCTCTGGAGAAAGCTGGTTTGGACGACTGCAGGCATACCTCAACGATAGAGAAGGGCGTGGTAGGGCTTTGTTCTTCGTGCAAGGTGTGGTAATTGGTGGGCAGATTGCCATCCGGCCAAACAGAAGGATTGGCACAGTCGAATCCAAGAGGGTAGCCATCATGGCCATAGATGTCGACTGCACCCTTACCGGTACCGGGTGCGTTGTGACCGCCAGCATAGGCATCATTGCTGATGAAGGGAACCACGATTCCTGCATCACGAGCATGATCTTCGATGTATTGCATGTAAGAGCCGTCGGGGAAATCTTCATAGCCACAGCAAGCTCCAGAGTACTCATTTTCGGGCTGGTACAGAATGATCGGTCCACCGTTGGTGATCTGCGCCTTTGCAATGGTCTTCGCGATGTGCGAGGCGTAGCTAAATCCTTTCTGTTAGGATCCAGTCGTGACATGGTATCGATTGCGAGAAGCGCGGGGTAAATTACATACTTGTCTGTCGATTTGAGGTAGTCTCCAATGCTTGTTCGCAGTGTGCCATTTACCCTTTGTAGCCATCCAGGGAAACCACCGCCGGAAACTTCGGCGTTGATGTAAGGACCGGGACGGGCTAGCAAGTAGATTCCAGCCTCTTTTGCCGCATCAAAAAAGGGCTGCAAGTCAAAGATGCCCTCAGCTGTGTAGTGGCCGGGCTTGCCTTCCAACAAGGCCCAGTCGACGTAGAAAGACACGCAGTTGAATCCCAATGCCTTGATTttctcaaagacatcgaTGTACAATGAGGCAACGGGCAACCTATCGAACACCATTGTCAGGGACACTGTATATCCAAGTAGGTGGGTTCTCATTCGATAGCGTACCGGTAGGGGTGAACTTCACCACTGAACATCATCAATCGCTCACCATTGATGAAAATTGAGTGCTTGTCCCAAGTCACCTGCCGGGCACATGACCGTCAGTCTGCTGGTCCTCCAAACCGCCTGTCCACCAGGGCTGCAATCTGAGACGAGTTGCTAAGCTCACATATTTTTGAAGCAACTCCCGCTTTGAAGCATCAGCATGCTCGCGAAGAGTGAAGCCGTCAAGCTTGTGGCTGATAGCAGCACCTGAGACCTGTGCCGCCAAGGCAGCCAGGGCCAACGAAGACAGGAGCTTCATGGCGAATAATTTCCACGGCGCGCTGTCGTGAAGAAGCCGAATTGAGGAAgcaacctttttcttttattccTTCGGCTTttcgaaagaaaaaaaaatattttGCACCGGAGGGATCGACAGGTCTACATATACTTCAGGTCCTGGTTGCAGGACGCATCGATCGACAAACCAGTCAAGCTCGCTGCGCTTATGACCCATGCCGCACATTCCGACGCATTGTCATCGCGTGCATTCCCATTGCTCACCCACAGGCTTTCTCAATGGTCATCGAGCTTTTGGGCCCTCAGGCTCCAGACGCGAGTCTGTATCCCAACCCCGCCTCTTTCAAAAAGTGCGTCATTGCAGAGACTTGAAGAGGAGGCAAGCACGAAAAGTGGGGAACATTCGAGGGAGTCCAACCCCAAGAAGGCGAAAAGCCGACGTGAGAATGGTTTGAACCGGAGCGACACAGCGGCTGAACAGGGGGGCAGAAGACACTTGCACCCGgtctggaaggaggaaagatgaTCGTCAATCTACAACATCGACCAGGACCGGTTTGCGGGGTGTGGAACCTCCGCAATTTTTCCGCTTATCGCAAGGTTCCGATTTCGCGAGTCATTTTCTGGAAGATGACCAGCGCTCGAGTGGAACATGCGATGATGGTCTGTCGCTGCGTCTTGCCTACAGTGCGACGGGATGTTCTGCAAAGTAAAGACTCGGCAAGCCGTGCAGTGCGGTCCAAAATGAGTGACTTCCAATTGCATCGTACTCATATCACTGCTATCAATGCCTCAACGTCACAGCCGCAACTGTACAACGCAATTCAGGCCAATACTGTGAATGTCTGCAGATCAACGAGACATCTCTGGATATTCGATGACCCGAGAACATTACCTGACTCGGGGATACCGGGATGGTTTCGCCAGTCCGTGCCCTGTCGAGGCAATTCTCGTGCGTCAGTCCATCGAGCTCTCTAGGGAGTACGGAGGGGCTCGAGGTACATCCGCCAATTGATTTCAATCCATGGTCTCTGCGCATGTATTGAGGTCCTGCAGAGACTTGCAGGCTGTGGATTGGACTGCAAGTGAGACTTCCGAGTGCTACTGCGGGGAAAACGGAAGCCGTCTCCAAATTTACCCGGTCCATCCAGCACTTTTTGCTTCGCAACTTGTGGAAACACACAGAGTGGATCTGACGGTGTCGATCGCATGACGCTCGCCTTCTCGTCCGATTCTTTCGGATATTATTCAGCAAGACAAGAcgcaggaaaaaaaatgcgGTCACCAGGTTGGTCAGCCGAGCCGAGCGTAGTCGTAGCTTCGTCTTCGGCAATTGAGCGGTCCAGGAAACGACAGTGGTAAGCATGAAATCCATACCTACTCGATCttccacacacacacacagagcAATTAAATGGCATCCCGACGTACAAAAGCCCCCCTAATCACTTGCGTTCGTAATCGAAAACTGTAGAGGGCAGGGGGCAGGTGTAGAGATGCCGGGAACCCCCCGTTATTCATCTAGGGtcacaaaaggaaaagacggCATGACATAGATGTTTTGCGGGTCATAATACAGAATAAACTATTTAGACAGTTTGGTTGAATCGgtcctcctcatcgccaGCCTTGGTATAAGTTTCACGAGTGTCCATCTGCTCCTGCTCATCCTGGCCCAAAGCAagattttctttcttcaacagatcttcctcgaccgcAACCGGGGGATCAATCTCGGTCTCCTGCTCGACCTCGATAACGGTCTCAGCCTCCTTGAGGGGAGTCTTTTGCGTTTTGATGTTGTGGTTGTTGACAGGTGTAGAATCGTTAAAGATGCGCAGAAGCATGGCGCGGCGATCTTCCTTAGGAAGCATCAGGTTGATGGAGTGCAGGGATCGCCAGAGGGGCAGAACCATTCGCTCGCTAGAAATGAAAGCATTAGCATACCATTACCCGAAAAAGTGTGTTGAGGAGAATGACAGGGGTGAAGCATCGCTTACTTTAGGCCATCTTCCTTGCCGTTGGGCTCGACCCGCAGAATACTGCAGCCCATTGGGATGTCCTTGACACGCTCACCAATCTCGTCAAGCTGCTTCCAACCATTGTCATTGACCTTGGGGAACATCTCAATGAGCAGGCGGCGCAGAGTCTCCCTCTGGGTCAGTGTCACGGTGCGGACATCGCCGAGCCACGGCTCAATGATTCTCAACCCGTCTGTCTGAATACGCCAACGGCAAACGTTCTCACGTTGGGCATCCTGCTTCACAAACATCTTCACACCGCAGTGGACAAACTTCATACCAGAACCTTCGTTCATCGTGAGAATATCGCGAGCGAGCGCACTTGTGTAGTAAACAGTCCGAGTGGGTTGGCCCTCGGCATTACGCACCATCCACCGATCGCGGGGGAACCGCTCTGATAGATCAAAGAACTCATAGACGGGCACCAGCTCAGGGTGGTTAGGGTCCAGGTACTTGTAAGGCTCTTCCTGGgccaccttcttcttgaacCCTTGGGCCAAGGGAGCTGGAGCAGTGGCCGCTGGAGTGGTCTCGGTAGAAGTACCAACGTGCTCAGTCTCGACCACggcaggaggaggacggtGAACCGGACGATCACCGATCAACACCTCGTTACCATCATCGAGCTTAGCTCTCTTCGCTGGAACTTCATCGTCCAAATCATCACCTTCGCGCTTGGCAGGTGATCCAGGCTCTGAGGCGTCGAGGGTTACCGAGTATGGGGGCTGGTTGGAAGCCTCGGCGACCGATGCATTCTTGGCCAATTCGGCCTCGACTTCGGCGTCCGCCGGGACCAATTCATCCAAAGAATCTAACTTTTGATAGGGCTCGGCGTCTTTCTTGTTGCGACTATCAAGCTCGGCGGCAAGCGCTGCAACTGATCCCTTGGGCAGGAGTGGAATGACGTTT
This genomic window from Penicillium oxalicum strain HP7-1 chromosome III, whole genome shotgun sequence contains:
- a CDS encoding putative beta-galactosidase A, translating into MKLLSSLALAALAAQVSGAAISHKLDGFTLREHADASKRELLQKYVTWDKHSIFINGERLMMFSGEVHPYRLPVASLYIDVFEKIKALGFNCVSFYVDWALLEGKPGHYTAEGIFDLQPFFDAAKEAGIYLLARPGPYINAEVSGGGFPGWLQRVNGTLRTSIGDYLKSTDNYASHIAKTIAKAQITNGGPIILYQPENEYSGACCGYEDFPDGSYMQYIEDHARDAGIVVPFISNDAYAGGHNAPGTGKGAVDIYGHDGYPLGFDCANPSVWPDGNLPTNYHTLHEEQSPTTPFSIVEFQGGAFDPWGGVGFAKCAHLLNHEFERVFYKNDFSFGVTFFNLYMIFGGTNWGNLGHPGGYTSYDYGSAISESRNVTREKYSELKLLGNFAKVSPGYVVANPGNLTTSKYTKTADLTVTPLLGESSSAGSFFVIRHSNYNSQASVKYQLTLPTSAGELTIPQLGGELTLSGRDSKIHVTDYDVAGSNILYSTAEVFTWKKFDNGKVLILYGGPGEHHEFAVTGASASSVIEGSSSGITSKKIGDALVVAWDVSSKRRIIKIGDLKVFLLDRNSAYNYWVPHLPTKGKAPGYVSKKTIDSSIIVKAGYLVRSAFLSGKDLHIQADFNATTPIEIIGAPSSAKNLIINGKKTKTNVDDNGIWSASVSYSTPEIHLPSLKDLKWQSIDTLPEVKNSYDDSAWTSADQPHTLNTAHELQTPTTLFSSDYGYHTGTLLYRGHFVANGKESTFFIQTQGGSAYGHSVWVNETYVGSWEGSGSNDNYNATYTLPSLATGKKYVITVVIDNMGLDENWVIGQEGMKNPRGIIRYNLAGHDASAISWKLTGNLGGEDYRDTVRGPLNEGGLYAERQGFHQPKPSTKNWDSSSPFTGLTKPGIRFYSASFDLDLPSGYDIPLYFNFGNSTAPPDAYRVQLFVNGYQYGKYVNNVGPQTSFPVPEGILNYHGTNWIALSLWAQQESGAKLNSFELINTTPVLTSLDKVKSVDQPKYKSRKGAY